In Sphingomonas sp. PAMC26645, one DNA window encodes the following:
- the mgtA gene encoding magnesium-translocating P-type ATPase, translating into MTQDEAPFWTRSAEALLAELQTSRDGLSVAEATQRLVRYGWNSDSAETRTGPVRAIARRLLEPLSLILLAAGLVSAATGDAVGGSIIVVILGFSVLLDTYQEGQAVHAAAILRQSVAVSARVRRDGTFVAVAIEAVVPGDIVEVRAGDIIPADALILDSDAFTANEAALTGEPYPVDKCAGIVTATTAAEASNALFRGAIAQTGTATALVFGTGRATLFGSAAAALATAAEPSPLERDLHAYGLLTTRLTLALVVVVLTASIVLGRPLLQSLLFAVALAVGLTPELLPMITTVTLSRGAMRMAKRKVIVKRLASIHDLGAMTILCTDKTGTLTSALISLARSVNCAGADDAEAARLGAIAAGLGGDHGALDTAMVTASPEAAKGWTLAAQSVFDFDRRLGTVLATSEAGTILITKGAPEAVLAGCAALTEADRTAVLAQVCTLAEQGLRAIAIASRPWTGPTHAPTPDDATNLVYAGLCAFADPPKETAPAAVARLQAAGIRLKILSGDDPVVVARLAGLVGLATARVLSGADIAKLSDDALAVQVRDVDAYGRLAPDQKARLVRALQASGAIVGYLGDGINDAPALKLADIGLSVAGAASVAQASADMIMLDSDLGVVADGVQEGRRTFANILKYVRMGASSNFGNMLSMAAASLFLPFLPMLPTQILLNNLLYDVSEIGIPFDSVRPEAVARPQVWSMPALIRFAAMMGPLSSAFDLLTFAGLSLVFHVAAPEFRTAWFLESMATQILVIFVIRTNGRPWADLPRPALALSSLGALLVAMVLPFTTVGGWFGFVAPPLVVVASLGGVTLGYLVLAELLKTFLFDHRPTRHARH; encoded by the coding sequence CTGACGCAGGACGAGGCCCCGTTCTGGACCAGGTCAGCCGAGGCACTGCTGGCCGAACTCCAAACGTCACGTGACGGGCTGAGCGTCGCGGAGGCGACGCAGCGTCTCGTACGCTACGGTTGGAACAGCGACAGCGCGGAGACGCGCACCGGCCCTGTACGGGCAATCGCGCGGCGACTGCTCGAGCCGCTGTCGTTGATCCTGCTCGCAGCCGGGCTGGTGTCGGCAGCGACCGGCGATGCAGTCGGCGGATCAATCATCGTCGTAATCCTCGGATTCTCGGTGCTGCTCGACACCTATCAGGAGGGACAGGCGGTCCATGCCGCGGCGATCCTGCGCCAGTCGGTCGCAGTGTCCGCGCGCGTCCGCCGGGACGGCACGTTCGTCGCGGTCGCGATCGAAGCGGTGGTGCCAGGCGATATCGTCGAGGTCCGCGCCGGCGACATCATTCCGGCCGACGCGCTGATCCTCGACAGCGATGCGTTCACCGCGAACGAGGCCGCGCTGACCGGCGAACCCTATCCGGTCGACAAGTGCGCCGGCATCGTCACCGCAACCACCGCCGCCGAAGCTTCAAACGCGCTGTTCCGCGGCGCGATCGCGCAGACCGGGACGGCGACCGCGCTGGTCTTCGGCACCGGCCGCGCGACACTGTTCGGTTCGGCTGCCGCAGCGCTGGCAACTGCGGCCGAACCCTCCCCGTTAGAGCGCGATCTGCATGCTTATGGGCTACTGACGACGCGGCTGACGCTGGCGCTGGTCGTCGTGGTACTGACGGCGAGCATCGTTCTCGGTCGGCCATTGCTCCAGTCGCTGCTGTTCGCGGTCGCGCTTGCCGTCGGGCTCACACCCGAGTTGCTGCCGATGATCACCACCGTCACGCTGTCACGCGGCGCGATGCGGATGGCGAAGCGCAAGGTGATCGTGAAGCGGCTCGCGTCGATCCACGATCTCGGCGCGATGACGATCCTGTGCACGGACAAGACGGGCACGCTGACCTCTGCGCTGATCAGTCTCGCGCGTAGCGTCAACTGCGCCGGAGCGGACGATGCCGAAGCCGCCCGGTTAGGCGCTATCGCGGCTGGGCTCGGCGGGGATCATGGAGCGCTCGATACGGCGATGGTAACCGCGTCGCCGGAAGCCGCGAAGGGCTGGACGCTGGCGGCGCAGAGCGTGTTCGACTTTGATCGACGGCTCGGGACGGTATTGGCGACCAGCGAGGCCGGCACGATCCTGATCACCAAGGGTGCGCCCGAAGCGGTGCTAGCCGGATGCGCGGCGTTGACGGAAGCGGACCGAACGGCGGTCCTTGCGCAAGTCTGCACGCTTGCCGAACAGGGCCTGCGCGCCATCGCGATCGCCTCACGACCCTGGACCGGCCCCACGCATGCGCCAACCCCAGACGACGCAACCAACCTCGTCTACGCCGGGCTGTGCGCGTTCGCCGATCCGCCGAAAGAGACTGCCCCCGCCGCCGTCGCGCGTCTGCAAGCCGCGGGTATCCGCCTGAAGATCTTGTCGGGCGACGACCCCGTCGTGGTCGCCCGTCTCGCGGGGCTGGTAGGCCTTGCCACCGCTCGCGTGCTGTCCGGGGCCGACATCGCCAAACTCAGCGACGACGCGCTAGCGGTGCAGGTTCGCGACGTCGATGCCTATGGCCGGCTCGCCCCCGACCAGAAGGCGCGGCTGGTGCGCGCGCTCCAGGCGAGCGGTGCGATCGTCGGGTATCTCGGCGATGGCATCAACGACGCGCCAGCGTTGAAGCTCGCCGATATCGGCCTGTCGGTCGCCGGCGCGGCCAGCGTCGCGCAGGCGTCGGCGGACATGATCATGCTCGACAGCGATCTCGGCGTGGTCGCGGACGGCGTCCAGGAAGGACGTCGGACGTTCGCCAACATCCTCAAATACGTTCGGATGGGCGCCAGCTCGAACTTCGGCAACATGCTGTCGATGGCCGCGGCGTCGCTGTTCCTACCTTTCCTACCGATGCTGCCGACCCAAATCCTGCTCAACAACCTGCTCTACGATGTATCGGAGATCGGCATTCCGTTCGACAGCGTCCGGCCCGAAGCGGTCGCGCGGCCGCAGGTGTGGAGCATGCCCGCGCTGATCCGCTTTGCCGCAATGATGGGCCCGCTGTCGTCGGCGTTCGACCTGCTGACCTTCGCGGGGCTGTCGCTCGTCTTCCACGTCGCGGCACCCGAGTTCCGCACCGCCTGGTTCCTCGAATCGATGGCGACGCAGATCCTGGTGATCTTCGTGATCCGCACCAACGGGCGGCCCTGGGCGGACCTGCCGCGGCCCGCGCTTGCGCTATCGTCGCTGGGCGCGCTGCTGGTGGCGATGGTGCTGCCGTTCACGACGGTCGGCGGCTGGTTCGGCTTCGTCGCGCCGCCGCTCGTCGTGGTTGCGAGCCTTGGTGGCGTCACGCTCGGCTATCTTGTGCTGGCCGAGCTGTTGAAGACCTTCCTGTTCGATCACCGCCCCACCAGACACGCGCGCCACTGA
- a CDS encoding DUF1269 domain-containing protein has protein sequence MKFSHSIVAVFDDHAQADAAVKALAASGFGLRRLSIVGKGYHSDQTATGFYNSGDRIRFWGSRGALWGGLWGLFMGGLYATVPVVGGVVLLGHLAATVIAAIEGAVVLGGTGALVAALASVGIPEDSIVTYETDIVSDGFLVMAHGSEAEMERAKLVLEPLSPRRIMVHHDHSNTSPHAQLTGELPIAEPVA, from the coding sequence ATGAAATTCAGCCATTCGATCGTCGCCGTGTTCGACGACCACGCCCAGGCCGATGCCGCGGTGAAGGCGCTTGCCGCGTCGGGGTTCGGGCTGCGGCGGTTGAGCATCGTCGGCAAGGGCTATCACAGCGACCAGACCGCGACGGGGTTCTACAACAGCGGCGACCGGATCCGCTTCTGGGGTTCGCGCGGCGCGCTATGGGGCGGCCTGTGGGGGCTGTTCATGGGTGGGCTCTACGCGACCGTACCCGTCGTCGGCGGAGTCGTGCTACTCGGACATCTGGCCGCGACGGTGATCGCGGCGATCGAGGGCGCGGTCGTGCTTGGCGGCACCGGCGCGCTGGTCGCGGCGCTCGCCAGCGTCGGCATCCCCGAGGACTCGATCGTCACCTACGAGACCGATATCGTGTCCGACGGGTTCCTCGTGATGGCACACGGCAGCGAAGCGGAGATGGAGCGCGCCAAGCTGGTGCTCGAGCCGCTCAGCCCGCGCCGGATCATGGTCCATCACGACCACAGCAATACGTCGCCGCATGCGCAACTGACCGGTGAGCTTCCGATCGCTGAGCCGGTCGCCTGA
- a CDS encoding oleate hydratase yields the protein MLTTDPFHEDPDTAPVPRDEGRAFLVGGGIASLAAAAFLIRDGDMRGADITIIDEGALLGGSLDGGGSAENGYSLHGGRMLESKYLCTFDLFASIPTLDGDKTVTEEIFDWNAVMKTSSHSRLFSGGRRHVAPEFGLTGHHIHGLERLAITPETILDRSTIADQFDAGFFKTGFWLMWCTTFAFQPWHSAVEFKRYLLRFAHMVGGFNRLEGIMRTRLNQYDSLVRPLHAWLVARGVHFRMNTVVTDLRLADDEGMTVVRGIRIAEGTRTSEIRVDTDDYVLLTLGSMTAGSSLGSMVTAPTLLGANAGGGWALWEKLADGRPQFGRPAVFTGDLDRSKWVSFTTTLHDATLLALIRDATGNVPGEGGLITFSESSWLASIVIPYQPHFLGQPDDVAVFWGYGLSVDTTGDFVRKPMAECTGREIMIEILGHLGIVAEAETILASATCIPCMMPFITSQFMPRRHGDRPDVIPADTANLAVIGQYCELADDCVFTVEYSVRSAQTAVYALLGLRRSPPAVYKGAFDPRVLFKAFVALHDLAPASTHGR from the coding sequence ATGCTCACCACTGACCCATTCCACGAAGACCCCGACACCGCGCCCGTCCCTCGCGACGAAGGACGGGCCTTCTTGGTCGGCGGCGGGATCGCATCGCTCGCGGCAGCCGCGTTCCTGATCCGCGACGGCGACATGCGCGGGGCGGATATCACGATCATCGACGAGGGCGCGCTGCTCGGCGGCAGCCTCGACGGCGGTGGATCGGCGGAAAACGGCTATTCGCTGCACGGCGGGCGGATGCTGGAATCGAAATATCTCTGCACCTTCGATCTGTTCGCCTCGATCCCGACGCTGGACGGCGACAAGACCGTCACCGAGGAAATCTTTGACTGGAACGCGGTGATGAAGACGTCGTCGCATTCCCGGCTGTTCTCGGGCGGCAGGCGCCATGTCGCGCCGGAATTCGGGTTGACCGGCCACCATATCCACGGGCTCGAACGGCTGGCGATCACGCCCGAAACCATCCTCGACCGTTCGACCATCGCCGACCAGTTCGACGCAGGCTTCTTCAAGACCGGTTTCTGGCTGATGTGGTGCACGACCTTTGCGTTCCAGCCGTGGCACAGCGCAGTCGAATTCAAGCGCTATCTGCTCCGCTTCGCGCACATGGTCGGGGGCTTCAACCGACTCGAGGGGATCATGCGGACGCGGCTCAACCAATATGACTCGCTGGTCCGCCCGCTGCACGCATGGCTGGTCGCGCGCGGCGTGCACTTCCGGATGAACACGGTCGTCACCGACCTGCGCCTCGCCGACGACGAGGGAATGACCGTCGTCCGTGGCATCCGCATCGCCGAAGGTACGAGGACCAGCGAGATCCGTGTCGATACCGACGATTACGTGCTGCTGACGCTCGGCTCGATGACCGCAGGCTCAAGTCTCGGATCGATGGTCACCGCCCCAACCCTCCTCGGCGCGAACGCCGGCGGCGGATGGGCGCTGTGGGAGAAACTCGCGGACGGGCGGCCGCAGTTCGGCAGGCCGGCGGTCTTTACCGGAGATCTCGACCGCTCGAAATGGGTATCGTTCACGACCACGCTCCACGACGCGACCCTGCTGGCGCTGATCCGCGACGCGACCGGCAACGTCCCCGGCGAGGGCGGGCTGATCACCTTTTCCGAGTCGAGCTGGCTCGCCTCGATCGTGATCCCTTACCAGCCGCATTTCCTCGGCCAGCCCGACGACGTTGCGGTATTCTGGGGATATGGACTGAGCGTCGACACAACCGGCGATTTCGTGCGGAAACCGATGGCGGAGTGTACCGGTCGCGAGATCATGATCGAGATCCTCGGCCATCTCGGCATCGTCGCGGAGGCCGAGACGATCCTCGCCAGCGCGACCTGTATTCCGTGCATGATGCCGTTCATCACCAGCCAGTTCATGCCGAGACGGCACGGCGATCGACCCGACGTCATACCGGCCGACACCGCCAACCTCGCGGTCATCGGCCAATATTGCGAGCTCGCCGACGACTGCGTCTTCACCGTCGAATATTCGGTACGGTCGGCGCAAACCGCGGTGTACGCGCTGCTCGGCCTGCGTCGATCGCCGCCCGCGGTCTACAAGGGCGCGTTCGATCCGCGCGTGCTGTTCAAGGCGTTCGTCGCGCTTCACGATCTCGCGCCCGCCAGCACGCACGGTAGGTAG
- a CDS encoding response regulator: MTDQSNQSHDGIGVSLVDGDPAIRRARQIMLLSERYDVRSYATSAALLADPRSRDFPCLIVDIESADGSGMETLHAMRASGWRGKAILLDGIVPPPELVHAAERHGDRILDRTTGDATLLTAIAASINRGWSGWNADG, from the coding sequence ATGACCGACCAATCCAATCAATCCCATGACGGCATCGGCGTTTCGCTCGTCGATGGCGATCCCGCGATCCGTCGCGCGCGCCAGATCATGCTGCTGTCGGAACGCTACGACGTGCGCTCCTACGCGACCAGCGCGGCGCTGCTTGCCGATCCGCGCTCGCGTGATTTCCCGTGTCTCATCGTCGACATCGAGAGCGCAGACGGCAGCGGCATGGAAACCCTCCACGCGATGCGCGCATCTGGTTGGCGTGGCAAAGCGATCCTGCTCGACGGGATCGTCCCGCCGCCCGAACTGGTCCACGCCGCCGAACGTCACGGCGACCGGATCCTCGACCGCACCACGGGCGATGCCACACTCCTCACCGCGATCGCCGCTTCGATCAACCGCGGATGGTCCGGCTGGAACGCCGACGGCTGA
- a CDS encoding response regulator: MTDPLRIVHIVDDDEAIRQSVGFLLRKAGYAVETYPAGTHFLKSVTRETRGCVLLDVRMPDLDGLEVQARLAQSGIALPVIMLTGHGDVTLAVRAIKAGAIEFLEKPFERSALLAAIETALAHAARSGREHLAASDALIRLAALTPRERDVLDGMVLGRPNKLIAYDLDIATRTVEVHRANLMEKLAARSLSDVLRIAFSAGLGETAEPV, translated from the coding sequence ATGACTGACCCACTCCGCATTGTGCATATCGTCGACGACGACGAGGCGATCCGCCAGTCGGTCGGCTTTCTCCTGCGCAAGGCTGGGTATGCGGTCGAGACCTATCCGGCGGGCACGCACTTCCTGAAGTCCGTGACGCGGGAGACACGCGGCTGCGTTCTGCTGGACGTCCGCATGCCCGATCTCGACGGGCTGGAGGTGCAGGCGCGCCTCGCGCAAAGCGGCATCGCGCTGCCCGTCATCATGCTGACCGGCCACGGCGACGTCACGCTCGCGGTCCGCGCGATCAAGGCGGGCGCGATCGAATTTCTCGAAAAACCGTTCGAGCGCAGCGCCTTGCTCGCCGCGATCGAGACGGCACTGGCGCACGCGGCACGGTCCGGCCGCGAGCACCTCGCCGCCTCGGACGCGCTCATCCGTCTTGCCGCCCTCACCCCGCGCGAACGCGACGTGCTCGACGGCATGGTGCTGGGTCGCCCCAACAAGCTGATCGCGTACGACCTCGACATCGCCACCCGCACCGTCGAAGTCCACCGCGCCAATCTAATGGAAAAGCTTGCCGCGCGCAGCCTGTCCGACGTCCTGCGCATCGCGTTTTCGGCCGGGTTGGGTGAAACCGCCGAGCCGGTCTGA
- a CDS encoding PAS domain S-box protein, with amino-acid sequence MIASQSPHDTDPQAVARGDAALAEELGLLIDGATTYAIYMLDPHGRVTIWNRGAERIKGWAEAEIIGRDFAIFYPADDIAAGKPAADLARAHRDGRIEEESWRVRKDGSEFLAHVTITALHDDAGALRGFGKVIRDITHEKAAEAAIVRREHHLRSILNTVPDAMIVMNENGIVASFSAAAELVFGYAAGDVIGQNVAMLMPQVEARDHDAHLRKYRHTGERHVIGNVRLERAMRKGGETFPIELAVGEASIAGERIFTGFIRDLTNRHATERRVQELQSELVHVSRVSAMGTMASTLAHEINQPLTAIANYLEATRAMIEDSADPLLADIAEALDLAAAQSLRAGTIVRRLRAFVDGGDTGFRDERLDLLVEEATSLGLLGAHEAGITVVYTASPSPVIVRVDRIQTQQVLVNLIRNAIHAMAASPVRTLSIATASDREGWMQITVADTGSGIDSDVRARLFEAFATTKEDGMGLGLSICRTIVEAHGGRIWADGVASGGTAFHFTVPLATLQESDTDD; translated from the coding sequence ATGATCGCGTCGCAGTCGCCGCACGATACCGACCCCCAGGCAGTGGCGCGCGGCGATGCGGCGCTGGCGGAGGAACTGGGGCTGCTGATCGACGGCGCTACGACCTATGCGATCTACATGCTCGATCCCCATGGCCGCGTGACGATCTGGAACCGCGGCGCCGAACGGATCAAGGGCTGGGCCGAGGCAGAAATCATCGGCCGCGATTTCGCGATCTTCTACCCCGCCGACGATATCGCCGCGGGCAAACCCGCAGCCGACCTCGCCCGCGCGCACCGCGATGGCCGGATCGAGGAGGAAAGTTGGCGGGTCCGCAAGGACGGCTCCGAATTCCTCGCGCACGTCACGATCACCGCGCTTCACGACGACGCCGGCGCACTGCGCGGGTTCGGCAAGGTCATCCGCGACATCACCCATGAAAAGGCCGCCGAGGCGGCGATCGTCCGGCGCGAACATCATCTCCGCTCGATCCTCAACACCGTCCCCGACGCGATGATCGTGATGAACGAGAACGGCATCGTCGCTTCGTTCAGCGCTGCCGCAGAGCTCGTCTTCGGGTACGCTGCAGGCGACGTAATTGGCCAGAACGTCGCGATGCTGATGCCGCAGGTAGAAGCACGCGACCACGACGCGCACCTGCGCAAATACCGCCACACCGGCGAGCGTCACGTGATCGGCAACGTCCGGCTCGAACGCGCGATGCGCAAAGGCGGCGAGACGTTTCCGATCGAACTGGCGGTCGGCGAGGCGTCGATCGCGGGCGAACGCATCTTCACCGGCTTCATCCGCGACCTCACCAACCGCCACGCGACCGAACGCCGCGTGCAGGAACTCCAGTCCGAACTCGTCCACGTCTCCCGCGTCAGCGCGATGGGCACGATGGCCTCGACCTTGGCGCACGAGATCAACCAGCCGCTGACCGCGATCGCCAACTACCTTGAGGCAACGCGGGCGATGATCGAGGACAGCGCAGATCCGCTGCTGGCCGATATCGCCGAGGCGCTCGACCTGGCGGCGGCGCAATCGCTGAGGGCGGGCACGATCGTTCGCCGGCTGCGCGCGTTCGTCGATGGCGGCGATACGGGCTTTCGCGACGAACGTCTGGACCTGCTCGTCGAAGAGGCGACCAGCCTGGGCCTGCTTGGCGCGCACGAGGCGGGGATCACCGTCGTCTACACGGCCTCGCCAAGCCCGGTCATTGTCCGCGTCGATCGCATCCAGACCCAGCAGGTGCTGGTCAACCTCATCCGCAACGCGATCCATGCGATGGCCGCGTCACCGGTCCGGACGCTGTCGATCGCTACCGCCTCCGACCGTGAAGGCTGGATGCAGATCACCGTCGCGGACACGGGCTCCGGCATAGACAGCGACGTCCGCGCGCGCCTGTTCGAAGCGTTTGCGACGACGAAGGAAGACGGCATGGGGCTCGGACTGTCGATCTGCCGGACGATCGTCGAGGCGCATGGCGGCCGGATCTGGGCGGATGGCGTCGCGAGCGGCGGCACCGCATTCCACTTCACCGTGCCGCTCGCCACGCTTCAGGAAAGCGACACCGATGACTGA
- a CDS encoding universal stress protein has translation MTYSTLMVHLDGGRANATLLDVAATLADQYGAAVIGIAACQPVPIGTCDGYLGGEYAVIERDIVADELARAKTEFHAHERLAKHVLEWRSIPTLANIAHVVAENARAADLVITSAGPGFADLATHADTGDLILRAGRPVLVVPDGAATATFSTIMIAWTDTRECRRAISDALPMLHAADRVVIVEVTIDAIDARKPIDDVTAWLARHDVDADKIVARMKGTSIDTLAGIANDVEADLVVAGAYGHSRIREWAFGGVTRDLLLRDRRCTLLSH, from the coding sequence ATGACCTATTCGACCCTGATGGTGCATCTCGACGGCGGCCGCGCTAACGCGACGTTGCTCGACGTCGCCGCGACGCTTGCCGATCAGTACGGCGCCGCGGTGATCGGCATCGCCGCGTGCCAGCCGGTGCCGATCGGCACGTGCGACGGCTATCTCGGCGGCGAATATGCGGTGATCGAGCGCGATATCGTCGCCGACGAACTCGCCCGCGCCAAGACCGAGTTCCACGCGCACGAACGGCTCGCGAAACACGTCCTCGAATGGCGATCGATCCCGACGCTCGCCAACATCGCGCACGTCGTCGCGGAGAACGCGCGCGCCGCCGATCTCGTCATCACCAGCGCAGGTCCAGGGTTTGCCGACCTCGCGACGCACGCCGACACCGGCGACCTGATCCTGCGCGCGGGCCGCCCGGTGCTGGTCGTTCCCGACGGCGCCGCCACCGCGACCTTCTCGACGATCATGATCGCGTGGACCGATACGCGCGAATGCCGCCGCGCGATCAGCGATGCGCTGCCGATGCTCCACGCCGCCGACCGCGTCGTGATCGTCGAGGTCACGATCGACGCGATCGACGCGCGGAAACCGATCGACGACGTCACCGCCTGGCTCGCACGGCACGACGTCGATGCGGACAAGATCGTCGCGCGTATGAAGGGCACCAGCATCGACACGCTCGCCGGCATCGCGAACGACGTCGAGGCCGACCTCGTCGTCGCGGGCGCCTATGGTCACAGCCGGATCCGCGAATGGGCGTTCGGCGGCGTCACCCGCGACCTGCTGCTGCGCGACCGGCGCTGCACGTTGCTATCGCACTGA
- a CDS encoding BON domain-containing protein, producing MSHDARLQKAVLAELNWDPSVPAGHIGVTANNGVVTLSGHAGSYAAKYAAERAAARVDGVKAVAEAIEVQLEDRFKRGDEAIASAIVERLAWDTTVPHDSIKAQVEDGWVSLRGEVRWHFQKDAAEAAVRPLAGVVGVINHVTLKPRVDVTDVSNDIRTALHRSWFFDGDTIKVSVDGGTVRLTGSVDSPHDRMVAERTAWAAPGAVKVENMLEIA from the coding sequence ATGTCCCACGACGCCAGATTGCAGAAAGCCGTGCTCGCCGAACTCAACTGGGATCCGAGCGTCCCCGCCGGGCATATCGGCGTCACCGCGAACAACGGCGTCGTCACGCTGAGCGGCCACGCCGGCAGCTACGCCGCGAAATACGCCGCCGAACGCGCCGCCGCGCGGGTCGACGGCGTCAAGGCCGTCGCCGAGGCGATCGAGGTGCAGCTCGAGGATCGCTTCAAGCGGGGCGACGAGGCGATTGCCAGCGCGATCGTCGAGCGGCTGGCTTGGGACACGACCGTCCCGCACGACAGCATCAAGGCGCAGGTCGAGGACGGCTGGGTCAGCCTGCGCGGCGAAGTGCGCTGGCATTTCCAGAAGGATGCAGCGGAGGCGGCGGTGCGTCCGCTCGCGGGTGTCGTCGGCGTTATCAACCATGTCACGCTGAAACCGCGCGTCGACGTGACCGACGTCAGCAACGACATCCGGACGGCGCTGCACCGCTCGTGGTTCTTCGATGGCGACACGATCAAGGTGTCGGTCGACGGCGGCACCGTGCGGCTCACTGGCTCGGTCGACTCGCCGCATGACCGGATGGTCGCCGAGCGCACGGCCTGGGCGGCGCCCGGCGCGGTGAAAGTCGAGAACATGCTCGAAATCGCCTGA
- a CDS encoding VIT family protein: MGALSSHRERHVADRIGWLRAAVLGANDGIVSTASLIIGVAAAGGQVGAIVIAGTAGLVAGAMSMAAGEYVSVSAQADTETAELARERRELVEDPHGELAELAAIYVARGVDAATAMTVAAQLMAKDALGSHARDELDITLGTRARPVQAAFASAASFTVGAALPLLTVFIVPLALLVWAVAGGSLVFLALLGAVGAKTGGAIVWRGMVRVTFWGAFAMAATAAIGRLIGDVV, from the coding sequence ATGGGCGCGCTGTCGTCACACCGCGAACGCCACGTCGCCGATCGGATCGGTTGGCTGCGGGCGGCGGTGCTCGGCGCCAATGACGGGATCGTTTCGACCGCAAGCCTGATCATCGGCGTCGCCGCCGCGGGTGGTCAGGTCGGCGCGATTGTCATCGCGGGCACGGCCGGGCTGGTCGCGGGCGCGATGTCGATGGCAGCGGGCGAGTATGTCTCGGTCAGCGCGCAGGCGGATACCGAGACCGCCGAACTCGCGCGCGAACGACGCGAACTGGTCGAAGACCCGCACGGTGAACTGGCCGAACTCGCGGCGATCTACGTCGCGCGGGGGGTGGATGCTGCCACTGCCATGACGGTCGCGGCGCAACTGATGGCGAAGGACGCACTCGGTTCGCACGCACGCGACGAACTGGACATCACGCTTGGGACGCGGGCCAGGCCGGTCCAGGCGGCATTCGCGTCGGCGGCGAGCTTCACGGTCGGCGCCGCGCTGCCATTGCTGACCGTGTTCATCGTGCCGCTCGCGTTGCTGGTTTGGGCGGTGGCTGGCGGATCATTGGTGTTCCTCGCGCTGCTTGGCGCGGTCGGGGCGAAGACCGGTGGTGCGATCGTCTGGCGCGGCATGGTCCGCGTCACCTTCTGGGGTGCGTTCGCGATGGCCGCGACCGCCGCGATCGGGCGTCTGATCGGTGACGTGGTGTGA
- a CDS encoding L,D-transpeptidase has product MTTRRLTCRLALALTFATTASAQVPPGTDGQIERLKPGEYLWAPEIAPAGPVTVVVSLATQKAYAYRNGVPIGVSTVSTGSDGHATPTGVFTVLQKDADHVSNVYKDAPMPFMQRLTWGGIAMHAGNLPGYPASHGCIRLPPAFAKLLFGITRLGITAVITQDARVPVVASTPAILTARPATGEGRYVWNPALSPKGPVSIVVSGRDRRMVVLRNGIEIGSSGIAVDVPIDRTSAFTLQSIDADGEHWLRLPLPGDPQTGELSAQDRAKGHLPDGFRAVLATVMTPGTTLLVTRETLASAGTGTPVTIIEATGQ; this is encoded by the coding sequence ATGACGACGCGCCGCCTGACGTGCCGCCTCGCGCTCGCGCTGACGTTCGCCACGACGGCTTCGGCGCAGGTGCCGCCGGGCACCGATGGCCAAATCGAACGGCTCAAGCCCGGAGAATATCTCTGGGCGCCCGAGATCGCGCCCGCCGGCCCGGTCACGGTGGTCGTCAGCCTGGCCACGCAAAAGGCCTATGCCTATCGTAACGGCGTGCCGATCGGGGTCTCTACCGTGTCGACCGGCAGCGATGGTCATGCGACGCCGACCGGGGTCTTCACGGTGCTCCAGAAGGACGCGGATCACGTGTCGAACGTCTACAAGGATGCGCCGATGCCGTTCATGCAGCGGCTGACCTGGGGCGGGATCGCGATGCATGCGGGCAATCTGCCGGGCTATCCCGCATCGCACGGCTGTATCCGACTGCCGCCCGCGTTCGCAAAATTGCTGTTCGGGATCACCCGGCTCGGGATCACCGCCGTCATCACGCAGGATGCGCGCGTTCCGGTCGTCGCGTCGACGCCGGCCATCCTGACGGCCAGGCCAGCAACCGGGGAGGGCCGCTATGTCTGGAACCCGGCACTGTCCCCCAAGGGCCCGGTGTCGATCGTGGTCAGCGGGCGTGACCGGCGCATGGTCGTCCTGCGCAACGGCATCGAGATCGGATCGAGCGGCATCGCGGTCGACGTCCCGATCGACCGGACCTCGGCCTTCACGTTGCAATCGATCGATGCCGACGGCGAGCACTGGCTGCGCCTGCCGCTGCCGGGCGACCCGCAGACCGGCGAACTGAGTGCGCAAGACCGCGCCAAGGGTCACCTACCGGATGGCTTCCGCGCCGTGCTCGCGACCGTGATGACGCCCGGCACGACGCTGCTGGTGACGCGCGAGACGCTGGCCAGCGCCGGCACCGGCACCCCTGTGACGATCATCGAGGCGACCGGCCAGTGA